The Humulus lupulus chromosome 4, drHumLupu1.1, whole genome shotgun sequence genome has a window encoding:
- the LOC133829976 gene encoding uncharacterized protein LOC133829976, whose protein sequence is MARIGCTHLMPSLLAPLKQHRHHCQLMFCVIGGGGFGRARPFSSSRICMSLKAGIVGLPNVGKSTLFNAVVENGKAQAANFPFCTIEPNVGIVAVPDPRLNVLSDLSKSQRAVPASIEFVDIAGLVKGASQGEGLGNKFLSHIREVDSLLQVVRCFEDNDVIHVNGKVDPRSDIDVINLELVFSDLDQIEKRLDKLKKSKGRDSQSKVKEDAERSALEKIKIALLDGKPARSVTITDFEKEAVKHLCLLTMKPIIYVANVAETDVADPGSNPHVKEVMGLASELQSGLVTVSAQVESELTELPSEERTEYLQSLGVSESGLGNLIRATYSLLGLRTYFTSGEKETKAWTILAGMTAPQAAGVIHSDFEKGFIRAETVAYDDFVAAGTLAAAREKGVLRSEGKDYVVQEGDVMLFRFNV, encoded by the exons ATGGCGAGAATAGGTTGTACTCACTTAATGCCATCTCTGCTTGCTCCCCTGAAGCAGCACAGACATCATTGCCAGCTAATGTTTTGTGTAATCGGCGGCGGTGGGTTCGGTAGAGCACGGCCATTTTCTTCATCTAGGATATGCATGAGCCTCAAAGCCGGCATCGTTGGCCTACCTAATGTTGGCAAATCCACTCTCTTTAATGCCGTT GTGGAGAATGGAAAGGCTCAAGCTGCCAATTTTCCATTTTGTACAATAGAGCCAAATGTAGGAATTGTTGCAGTTCCGGATCCACGTCTTAATGTGCTTTCTGATTTAAGCAAATCTCAACGAGCAGTTCCAGCATCTATAGAATTTGTAGATATTGCTGGGCTTGTCAAGGGTGCTAGTCAGGGAGAG GGCTTAGGTAATAAATTTCTGTCACACATTCGTGAAGTTGACTCCTTGCTTCAG gttgttcgatgctttgaagaCAATGATGTCATTCATGTTAATGGAAAAGTTGATCCCAGGTCTGACATAGATGTTATCAACTTAGAGCTTGTTTTCTCAGATCTTGACCAG ATTGAGAAAAGGCTGGATAAGCTAAAAAAAAGCAAGGGAAGGGATTCACAATCTAAAGTTAAG GAGGATGCGGAACGTTCTGCCTTGGAAAAAATTAAGATTGCACTTCTGGATGGCAAACCAGCACGATCAGTTACTATAACAGATTTTGAGAAAGAAGCTGTGAAGCATCTTTGCCTGCTTACAATGAAACCTATTATATATGTAGCCAATGTTGCAGAAACTGATGTAGCTGATCCTGGAAGTAATCCGCATGTCAAAGAAGTGATGGGTCTTGCATCCGAGTTGCAATCTGGACTAGTGACAGTATCTGCACAG GTTGAGTCTGAACTAACTGAGCTTCCTTCTGAAGAAAGAACAGAATACTTGCAATCTCTTGGTGTCAGTGAAAGTGGTCTTGGAAACCTTATCAGAGCAACATATAGCCTTTTAGGGCTTCGTACTTACTTCACCTCTGGCGAGAAG GAAACAAAAGCATGGACCATACTTGCAG GGATGACTGCACCTCAAGCGGCTGGAGTCATTCACTCTGACTTTGAGAAAGGCTTCATTCGTGCTGAGACG GTGGCTTATGATGATTTCGTTGCTGCTGGTACACTTGCTGCAGCGAGGGAGAAAGGAGTC TTGAGATCGGAGGGTAAAGATTACGTTGTACAAGAAGGAGATGTGATGCTGTTCCGATTCAATGTTTAA